From a single Brassica napus cultivar Da-Ae chromosome C9, Da-Ae, whole genome shotgun sequence genomic region:
- the LOC106454298 gene encoding uncharacterized protein LOC106454298, producing the protein MHGVGILRLHDDINPVASDANPKCISLPPLVSLPHCQTQIVTNVSLSSLSPEEEDCVVAVKFMGPQLSYCRPSAQGNSKWFNIRIANPCFFSSRVMFSKKHNMFRIPGAGGQLIASWDLCKDEHTPKFQELRYHYLPEPTEAEREVMDTCLTSEHMVESQSTGETFLVKCFRQTVDGIAVLQTKAVMVFRVTPKGNAVYTQDIGDLTIFISKAEAFCVRASSFPGVSPNHVYILDVMEISFFKLADSSITTLTERIMAPYFFPPQNIEY; encoded by the coding sequence ATGCATGGCGTTGGCATTTTGCGTCTCCATGATGATATAAACCCGGTTGCATCTGATGCAAATCCAAAATGCATCTCGCTGCCTCCTCTTGTATCTTTGCCTCATTGCCAAACCCAAATCGTCACCAACGTGTCCTTGTCCTCACTATCTCCAGAGGAGGAAGATTGTGTCGTGGCTGTTAAGTTCATGGGACCCCAACTCAGCTACTGCCGACCCTCTGCTCAAGGCAACTCCAAGTGGTTCAACATCAGGATCGCAAACCCTTGCTTCTTCTCCTCCCGTGTCATGTTTTCCAAGAAACATAACATGTTTCGCATACCTGGAGCTGGAGGCCAACTCATTGCATCATGGGATCTCTGCAAAGACGAGCACACACCCAAGTTTCAGGAGTTGCGATATCATTACCTTCCAGAGCCGACCGAAGCAGAACGTGAGGTTATGGATACCTGTCTCACGAGCGAACACATGGTGGAATCACAATCCACAGGTGAAACCTTTTTGGTCAAGTGTTTCAGACAGACTGTGGACGGTATTGCCGTATTGCAAACAAAAGCTGTAATGGTGTTCAGGGTAACCCCCAAGGGAAATGCAGTGTACACTCAAGACATTGGAGATCTCACCATTTTTATCTCAAAGGCTGAAGCATTCTGTGTCCGTGCTAGCTCTTTTCCTGGCGTGAGCCCTAACCATGTCTATATCTTGGATGTCATGGAGATTTCATTTTTCAAGCTTGCTGATTCTTCCATCACAACTCTTACTGAAAGAATCATGGCCCCTTACTTTTTTCCAccccaaaatatagaatattaA